The proteins below are encoded in one region of Drosophila santomea strain STO CAGO 1482 chromosome 3R, Prin_Dsan_1.1, whole genome shotgun sequence:
- the LOC120452763 gene encoding uncharacterized protein LOC120452763 isoform X1: MQFVCTLGNKLLLICVLLGIFTIVGGQLFTLSVVPKKCHDVCPMGYRVVCALDVLDGCLRTFASSCVMQMYNCKYQKDYRIIAKRACEFISNDELLGMDI, translated from the exons atgcaatttgtatGCACGTTGGGCAACAAACTACTTCTCATTTGTGTGCTTCTAGGGATCTTCACAATAGTTGGCGGCCAGCTTTTTACCTTGAGTG TAGTTCCCAAAAAGTGCCATGATGTGTGTCCAATGGGATACCGGGTTGTTTGTGCCCTGGACGTCCTCGATGGCTGCCTAAGAACGTTTGCCAGCAGTTGTGTGATGCAAATGTACAACTGCAAGTACCAGAAGG ATTATCGCATAATAGCGAAGAGGGCCTGTGAATTTATCAGCAACGATGAACTTCTAGGGATGGACATCTAG
- the LOC120452763 gene encoding uncharacterized protein LOC120452763 isoform X2, which translates to MQFVCTLGNKLLLICVLLGIFTIVGGQLFTLSVPKKCHDVCPMGYRVVCALDVLDGCLRTFASSCVMQMYNCKYQKDYRIIAKRACEFISNDELLGMDI; encoded by the exons atgcaatttgtatGCACGTTGGGCAACAAACTACTTCTCATTTGTGTGCTTCTAGGGATCTTCACAATAGTTGGCGGCCAGCTTTTTACCTTGAGTG TTCCCAAAAAGTGCCATGATGTGTGTCCAATGGGATACCGGGTTGTTTGTGCCCTGGACGTCCTCGATGGCTGCCTAAGAACGTTTGCCAGCAGTTGTGTGATGCAAATGTACAACTGCAAGTACCAGAAGG ATTATCGCATAATAGCGAAGAGGGCCTGTGAATTTATCAGCAACGATGAACTTCTAGGGATGGACATCTAG
- the LOC120452765 gene encoding uncharacterized protein LOC120452765 encodes MKLIILVVFLAFLGLAKSQNCNSNCSRNEINYLCGKTVRNGREIRCTYKNPCEMDLHACQKREEWRKDTTGRCTRDSEECRR; translated from the exons ATGAAGTTGATCATCCTGGTcgtttttttggcttttcttgGACTAGCGAAATCACAGAACTGTAACAGTAATTGCTCGAGAAACGAAATTAATTACCTTTGCGGGAAAACTGTCAGGAATGGCAGGGAAATTCGCTGTACCTACAAGAATCCCTGCGAAATGGATCTGCATGCCTGCCAAAAACGGGAGG AGTGGAGAAAAGATACAACAGGTCGTTGCACACGGGACTCAGAGGAGTGCAGACGGTAG
- the LOC120452760 gene encoding salivary glue protein Sgs-5, whose product MLVNLSLLFVLLGGIIHLSEAQTTDCSNTCMLRARCTPYYKDLVWSVVDRVCRVFQNGCIFANENCMRANRCLPPMVATTKEECTKEIYCPRWCSRGAPRVCAWFPYTDSNGNTGGRDMTFGSRCLLDMYACRHAEAYVNEPRIGSCT is encoded by the exons ATGTTGGTCAATCTCTCCTTACTGTTCGTCCTGTTGGGTGGTATTATTCATCTCAGTGAAGCTCAGACAACAGATTGCTCGAATACGTGTATGCTTCGAGCAAGATGCACTCCCTACTATAAGGATCTGGTCTGGTCAGTGGTGGATCGCGTTTGTCGCGTCTTTCAGAACGGTTGCATCTTTGCCAATGAAAATTGCATGAGAGCCAATCGCTGCTTGCCAC CCATGGTAGCCACTACGAAGGAGGAGTGTACGAAGGAGATCTACTGTCCAAGATGGTGTTCTCGGGGAGCACCGCGGGTCTGTGCCTGGTTTCCCTATACAGACAGTAATGGGAATACCGGCGGTCGAGACATGACATTCGGAAGTCGCTGTCTACTAGATATGTACGCCTGCCGTCATGCAGAAG CGTATGTCAACGAACCACGGATTGGATCATGCACATAA
- the LOC120452759 gene encoding uncharacterized protein LOC120452759 — protein MRAVWMWMLLAVMNLTLGQSIGDHADNEVSEQIQPKSRRSSCKKCYPYLYPKAKYYVLPKRTAEKRRHNVVFLVKDLKTGRPLKVAFRNGLKNNKNVRVLKAFNNNNDPCRAKPGRCVYRLFNRKTLRTYRADLRTSKKNGKRVSVLKLIP, from the coding sequence ATGCGTGctgtgtggatgtggatgctcTTGGCGGTCATGAATCTGACACTCGGTCAGTCCATTGGTGACCATGCAGACAATGAGGTATCGGAACAAATCCAGCCGAAATCCCGCAGATCTTCATGTAAGAAATGCTATCCCTATTTGTACCCGAAAGCCAAATACTACGTGCTGCCTAAAAGAACGGCAGAAAAAAGGCGTCATAATGTCGTGTTTCTTGTAAAAGACCTGAAAACGGGACGACCTCTCAAAGTAGCCTTTAGAAATGGccttaaaaataacaaaaatgttcGTGTTTTGAAGGCTTTTAATAACAACAATGACCCATGCAGAGCAAAACCTGGACGTTGTGTATATCGCCTATTCAACCGGAAAACTTTGCGTACATACAGGGCGGACCTTAGGACTAGCAAAAAGAATGGAAAACGAGTTTCTGTATTGAAGCTAATTCCCTAA
- the LOC120452762 gene encoding greglin produces the protein MKSFSVIFCLLFVLTQIAAQTQRECPDICPAIYSPVCVEALINGKWVRCLFSNSCQLGVSTCRHGINWCKQNEEKCKRSSPTCSQYR, from the exons ATGAAGTCGTTTAGcgtaattttttgtttgctttttgtctTAACACAGATAGCGGCACAAACCCAGCGGGAATGTCCTGATATCTGTCCTGCAATTTACAGTCCTGTGTGTGTAGAAGCCTtgataaatggaaaatgggttCGATGTTTATTCAGCAATAGCTGCCAACTAGGTGTCAGCACTTGTCGTCATGGAATAA ATTGGTGCAAacaaaatgaagaaaaatgtaaaagaagTTCGCCCACCTGCAGTCAATACCGCtaa
- the LOC120452639 gene encoding lysosomal aspartic protease encodes MRCRILVLCAIICLFVILTEARQRKAKHSADRRSLAVRSGHRNQRSSVRQGRRLTARSGRQRKRRLNAAKKNRRRRNLARKSKRKTKAKTESNARSGATYAILPLDFQQNFVRTTDNLRSEKAFLASRYGFSFAKTSGTATLKNTANMEYTCKMNIGTPKQKFTVLPDTGSSNIWVPGPHCKSKACQKHKKYHPAKSSTYVKNGKSFAITYGSGSVAGVLAKDTVRIAGLTVTNQTFAMTTKEPGTTFVTSNFDGILGLGYRSISVDNVKTLVENMCSEDVITSCKFAICMKGGGSSSRGGALIFGSSNTSAYSGSNSYTYTPVTTKGYWQFTLQDIYVGSTKVSGSVQAIVDSGTSLITAPTAIYNKINKVIGCTATSSGECWMKCAKEIPDFTFVIAGKKFVVKGNKMKVKVKTNRGKTVCISAVSEVPDEPVILGDAFIRHFCTVFDLANNRIGFAATTYAT; translated from the coding sequence ATGCGGTGCAGGATTTTGGTGCTGTGTGCAATCATTTGCCTCTTTGTAATTTTGACCGAGGCCAGACAGAGGAAAGCTAAACATTCCGCTGATAGAAGATCACTGGCAGTGAGAAGTGGACACAGGAACCAGCGGAGTAGTGTTCGTCAAGGAAGAAGATTGACTGCCCGATCTGGGAGGCAAAGGAAACGCAGACTAAATGCGGCCAAGAAAAACAGGAGAAGGCGTAACTTGGCTAGAAAGTCAAAGCGGAAGACTAAGGCCAAAACTGAGTCAAACGCCAGAAGTGGTGCAACATACGCTATTTTACCATTGGATTTCCAGCAGAATTTCGTGCGAACCACCGACAACCTGCGATCGGAGAAGGCCTTTTTGGCCAGTCGATATGGCTTCAGTTTTGCCAAGACTTCTGGCACTGCCACCTTGAAAAACACGGCCAATATGGAGTACACCTGCAAAATGAACATTGGTACACCCAAGCAGAAGTTCACAGTGCTTCCGGACACCGGAAGCTCGAATATTTGGGTGCCAGGTCCGCATTGCAAGAGTAAGGCGTGCCAGAAGCACAAAAAATACCATCCGGCCAAGTCGAGTACCTATGTTAAGAATGGCAAATCCTTTGCCATCACCTATGGCTCGGGTAGTGTGGCTGGAGTTCTGGCCAAGGATACGGTGCGAATTGCTGGGCTGACTGTCACCAATCAGACATTCGCCATGACTACCAAGGAACCGGGAACTACATTCGTGACATCCAATTTCGATGGCATACTGGGACTGGGATATCGATCCATATCGGTGGACAATGTCAAGACGCTGGTGGAGAACATGTGCTCGGAGGACGTGATCACCAGTTGTAAGTTCGCCATTTGCATGAAGGGCGGCGGCAGTTCCTCGCGAGGCGGTGCCCTAATCTTCGGCAGCTCCAACACCAGTGCGTACAGCGGATCCAATAGCTACACCTACACTCCGGTGACGACGAAGGGCTACTGGCAGTTCACACTGCAGGACATTTATGTGGGCAGCACCAAAGTGAGTGGCTCTGTGCAGGCCATTGTGGATTCGGGAACATCCCTGATCACAGCTCCGACGGCCATTTACAACAAGATCAACAAGGTCATTGGATGCACCGCCACCTCCAGCGGCGAGTGTTGGATGAAGTGCGCCAAGGAAATACCCGACTTCACCTTTGTCATTGCGGGCAAGAAGTTCGTCGTGAAGGGAAACAAGATGAAGGTCAAGGTGAAAACCAACAGAGGCAAGACAGTCTGCATATCGGCGGTATCTGAAGTTCCCGACGAACCGGTGATCCTGGGCGATGCATTTATCCGGCATTTTTGCACGGTATTCGACTTGGCCAACAATCGCATCGGATTCGCAGCCACTACGTACGCCACATAG